The Halanaerobiales bacterium genome contains the following window.
TATAACACTTGTAAAAGAAAGTGCTGCAAATACAAAAGAAATATCAAGAAAAATATATCTTTTGAAAAATAATGCAAGCAAAACTAACATAGAACTTATTACAGTTGTAACTGTATCAAGAGCGACAATTCTATCTGCAGAACTGGGCCCTTTAACCATTCTAATCACACCCAATATAACAGCCAATAATATGATTAAAAATATAAAGTTAAACAATTAAAAAACCCCC
Protein-coding sequences here:
- a CDS encoding monovalent cation/H+ antiporter complex subunit F → MFNFIFLIILLAVILGVIRMVKGPSSADRIVALDTVTTVISSMLVLLALFFKRYIFLDISFVFAALSFTSVIVIARFLEGRG